One segment of Capnocytophaga sp. oral taxon 878 DNA contains the following:
- the mobB gene encoding conjugal transfer protein MobB, with protein MIAKIHRGAQLLGVLLYNHNKVSKGQGEVLYAQKVIQPLQGSVGISEVSRSFAPYLYANIRTEKPILHISLNPDPNDKVSDETFVKLATDYMQRMGFGNQPFVVYKHSDIERKHIHIVSLGIDENGKKISDTFEKIRSMKVCRELETKYQLIPAITNDSQLTDDELLPLSKLVPLDYRQNDLKKQMTYMVKQLLKHYHFASLGAFNALLNQFNIAVEKVEGELQGIPKKGLVYVVLDENGNKASHPFKASKLGKTLSLPYIEKHLQKGHEYLKGQDTTSLKAHITFSKETAHSKSEFVQELKAKGIEVVFRENKEGRTYGVTFIDHNSQSVYNGSQLGKEFSANVFHQWLKSLEEPATALTSQVNMPSVTPYASKNHDNTNTVEEDTFSDTSWTHYQENFGKDSALNAFFTLFSLDDQGVDYEEEDFTRRMKRATTKRRKMKNKS; from the coding sequence ATGATAGCAAAAATACATCGAGGGGCGCAGCTGTTAGGAGTACTTTTGTACAATCACAACAAGGTATCTAAAGGACAAGGTGAGGTGTTATACGCTCAAAAAGTGATACAACCTCTGCAAGGAAGTGTAGGCATTTCGGAAGTATCTCGTTCTTTTGCCCCTTATCTCTATGCCAACATAAGGACAGAAAAACCTATCCTACACATCTCCCTCAATCCCGATCCTAACGATAAGGTAAGCGACGAGACCTTTGTAAAGTTGGCTACTGACTATATGCAGCGAATGGGCTTTGGCAACCAACCTTTTGTGGTTTACAAACATTCAGATATTGAGCGCAAACACATTCACATTGTATCGCTGGGGATAGATGAAAACGGCAAGAAAATCTCTGATACTTTTGAAAAAATACGTTCAATGAAAGTATGCCGAGAGTTGGAAACGAAATACCAACTTATCCCTGCTATCACCAATGATTCACAGCTAACAGATGATGAGCTCTTGCCTTTGTCTAAATTAGTCCCCTTAGATTACCGACAAAACGACCTTAAAAAGCAAATGACTTATATGGTAAAGCAACTGCTAAAACACTATCATTTTGCCTCGTTAGGAGCATTTAACGCCTTGCTCAATCAGTTTAACATAGCGGTAGAAAAGGTAGAAGGCGAACTGCAAGGTATTCCTAAAAAGGGCTTGGTATATGTGGTATTGGATGAAAATGGCAATAAGGCAAGCCATCCTTTTAAAGCCTCCAAGCTCGGCAAAACACTGAGCTTACCTTATATCGAAAAACACTTGCAAAAGGGACACGAATACCTAAAAGGACAAGACACCACTTCCTTAAAGGCACATATCACCTTTTCTAAAGAAACAGCTCATAGCAAAAGTGAATTTGTTCAAGAACTAAAAGCTAAAGGAATAGAGGTTGTCTTTCGTGAAAACAAAGAAGGGAGAACCTACGGGGTAACCTTTATCGACCACAACAGCCAAAGTGTGTATAATGGCTCTCAGCTGGGGAAGGAGTTTTCTGCCAATGTTTTTCATCAGTGGCTAAAATCGTTAGAAGAGCCTGCTACGGCTTTAACCTCTCAGGTAAATATGCCATCTGTAACTCCTTATGCAAGTAAAAATCACGACAATACTAATACTGTTGAAGAGGATACTTTTTCTGACACTTCTTGGACACATTACCAAGAGAATTTTGGCAAGGACTCAGCCTTAAATGCTTTCTTTACTCTTTTCTCTTTGGATGATCAAGGGGTAGATTACGAAGAAGAGGATTTTACCAGAAGAATGAAACGTGCTACTACCAAACGGCGAAAAATGAAAAACAAATCTTAG
- a CDS encoding DUF3408 domain-containing protein, with amino-acid sequence MKTVKPIDENELMELMAGKQPTPAPAIATAPIETEKAPQKPAPTKKKKAELYEYESYFFEQGETSAREGKSVYIRPEFHQRIARIVQVIGEDKISLYNYLDNVLKAHFEQYQEEITQSFEQKYKPIF; translated from the coding sequence ATGAAGACAGTAAAACCTATAGACGAAAACGAACTAATGGAGCTAATGGCAGGCAAGCAACCCACGCCTGCCCCTGCCATTGCTACGGCTCCAATAGAGACAGAGAAAGCACCCCAGAAACCAGCTCCTACCAAGAAGAAAAAGGCAGAACTCTATGAGTATGAAAGTTATTTTTTTGAGCAGGGAGAGACTTCAGCAAGAGAAGGAAAATCGGTGTATATACGCCCTGAGTTTCACCAGCGAATAGCCCGTATTGTACAGGTGATAGGAGAAGACAAGATCAGTCTGTATAACTATTTAGACAATGTACTTAAAGCGCATTTTGAGCAGTACCAAGAGGAAATTACACAGAGTTTTGAACAGAAATACAAACCTATATTTTGA
- the mobA gene encoding conjugal transfer protein MobA has protein sequence MTLQKTTHKRPIGRNKKINPTSFRYVFRLNEEENNQFLSLFEQSGMKVKAHFITSLLFNREIKVVKIDKSALDYYTKLTELYAQFRSVGVNYNQIVKILYRNFSEKKAAAYLYKLEKETTQLIAICKQILELSQQMEQKLK, from the coding sequence ATGACCTTACAGAAAACAACTCACAAACGCCCCATAGGTAGGAACAAAAAGATAAATCCTACTTCTTTTAGATATGTTTTTCGATTGAATGAAGAAGAAAACAATCAGTTTCTCTCCCTTTTTGAGCAATCAGGAATGAAAGTCAAAGCACATTTTATCACTTCTTTGCTTTTTAACCGAGAGATAAAAGTGGTGAAAATTGATAAATCTGCTTTAGATTATTACACTAAACTCACTGAACTCTATGCGCAATTTCGTTCGGTAGGGGTCAATTACAATCAGATTGTAAAGATACTCTACCGTAATTTTTCGGAGAAGAAAGCGGCTGCTTACCTCTATAAATTGGAGAAAGAAACTACCCAATTGATTGCTATCTGCAAACAAATATTAGAACTTTCGCAACAAATGGAGCAAAAACTAAAGTAG
- a CDS encoding ParA family protein, whose translation MTSTTKFISFSTQKGGVGKSTFTTLVASLLHYRMGYNVAVMDCDYPQYSLHRMREQDLKTVMNNEHFKKAAHRQFSELNKKAYPIIQCKPNEALEKAQQLIAETPFPIEVILFDMPGTVNTAGILTLLAQMHHIFSPITADRVVIESTLSFTEVLSNIIAKNTESAIKSVHLFWNQVDGREKSPLYKIYEQVIADLGLNLMQAYISDSKRFRKDGTENQRLVFRSTLMPADEKLMSGCHLDDFINELVQIIQ comes from the coding sequence ATGACATCAACGACAAAATTCATTAGCTTTTCCACCCAGAAAGGAGGGGTAGGAAAAAGCACTTTTACTACCTTAGTAGCCAGCTTGCTACACTACCGAATGGGCTATAATGTAGCAGTGATGGATTGTGATTATCCACAATACAGCCTACACCGAATGCGAGAGCAAGATCTTAAAACAGTGATGAACAACGAGCATTTTAAGAAAGCTGCTCATAGACAGTTTAGTGAGCTAAACAAAAAGGCATACCCCATAATACAATGTAAGCCCAATGAAGCCCTTGAAAAGGCACAACAGCTCATCGCAGAGACACCTTTCCCTATAGAGGTTATACTTTTTGATATGCCGGGGACAGTAAACACCGCAGGGATATTGACCCTGCTAGCACAAATGCATCACATTTTCTCACCTATCACTGCCGATAGAGTGGTAATTGAAAGTACTTTGAGTTTTACTGAGGTACTTTCCAATATCATCGCTAAGAATACTGAAAGTGCTATTAAAAGCGTACATTTGTTTTGGAATCAGGTAGATGGGAGAGAAAAATCGCCTTTGTACAAGATTTATGAGCAAGTGATCGCTGATTTAGGTTTGAACCTGATGCAAGCCTATATCTCTGATAGCAAGCGTTTTCGCAAAGACGGCACAGAAAACCAACGATTGGTATTCCGTTCTACTTTAATGCCTGCTGATGAGAAGTTGATGAGTGGTTGTCATTTGGACGACTTTATTAATGAGTTGGTACAGATTATTCAGTAA
- a CDS encoding TIR domain-containing protein, with amino-acid sequence MKITIFYSWQSTIESKYNRYFILDCIKKAVEQIKQKYNSIEVKITEALRDESGQISIPETIAEKIENCHIFIADMTIINNDGASAKTKYTPNPNVLLEYGQAIAHIGKSQIISVLNSKFGSPHNDPELIPFDIRSDRFPIEYSINEEIYTDKEKREKEKNELTKHLSGALDITISKIIREQKNKYRPFKTWEQWKDEINIQNEFIENKKIKEIRDTIMKEIDNPNKSPIRITGLSGIGKTRILFEIFRKIEGDEKTILLSNRVLYLNYDDFSNNHLEIINTINREKSDAILIIDNCNADGYEKFIRNLKGFKLSLISIDSNPEENYEDSQYIKIGNEDLLDSIEDIIKAKSDNLEQSTIEIIKQISQGVPLIAILLCENIVNGKLTKEPDNKGLLDKILGKKGEKWRYILDSCSLFRKVGYENEKKEQYNFIVTNENLTISNNNHIVRLKESEEAVKYYIKRGIFEKRGRYLSIRPFFLSVLLASKYLESISSEHFHNIIKDIQDKLEKPHKEELMNYLSEQIRYLGYNTDIRTIIDNFVGYKSYFDSIEVLNTELGSRLFRSFVEVNPVAISDNFYRQFNNEKTEKLLEFKEGRRNIIWALEKLCFNKDTFSNSAKILYRFAVAENESWANNATGQFLQLFHIFLAGTEVSLKERLKIIKWGLGMKDEKFTQLAIKAMASGLTTNHFARMKGAERQGIDEIKDYVPTYDEISEYYKSILDELINLIRSEGIYIDEVSKIIADSIRGLTNIGLIAIVLPYIDEVIAIKNRIWQEGLDSIRMTLAFEGNKISEEHRTHLQKIIEELSEDFITRFRSYDKFYDKDYSFENFEEKEKERMYSLAKIFIEFKEVEQRELLFKLYKREQGIYVIYQSYFGKSISDFFNDNIDKSEKFINISLSIAEELGEELFDYSILLGFIEQSEREIKKYFYQKVGEKSYLNYLLFIFVANDEKGVEHFDQLFKLIDNHPQLFSYLGHLKYRMALQKLSIQEIESLQNKLLNYEIQGYIMIFELLSSIRTQDAEKQIVIDGFLKECIYKIGVQWNNNIDNFQYFNHIRNILKNEEKDEKLCSFVVNDIINYINWDTALSLEPYRSIFEIALSDYFDSTWAIISSAIINENDGYMKFWGIKQLLGGYVSNIYTKKDILFNNDNVEKIIDWCNKNQPIAPTLIAELVPIYNEDRTEWNPIAKRLIDEFGNIKEVLDRLGANMNSFSWSGSIVPLLESNKKLLESIVDNSNPIVSEWAQQNINELSKRIIQEKKKDEEYFIT; translated from the coding sequence ATGAAAATAACAATATTCTATTCGTGGCAGTCAACAATAGAAAGTAAATACAATCGCTATTTTATACTTGATTGTATTAAGAAAGCTGTGGAACAAATAAAGCAAAAATATAATTCAATAGAAGTTAAAATAACAGAAGCCCTTCGTGATGAGTCAGGACAAATATCTATTCCCGAAACAATAGCTGAGAAAATTGAAAATTGTCATATTTTTATAGCTGATATGACAATAATTAACAACGATGGGGCTTCAGCTAAGACAAAATATACTCCTAATCCGAATGTACTCCTTGAGTATGGTCAAGCAATAGCTCATATTGGAAAATCTCAAATTATAAGTGTGTTGAATAGTAAATTTGGTTCTCCTCATAATGATCCAGAATTGATACCTTTTGATATTAGATCTGATAGGTTTCCTATAGAATACTCAATTAATGAAGAAATTTATACTGATAAAGAAAAAAGAGAAAAAGAAAAAAATGAGTTAACAAAACACTTATCAGGTGCTTTAGATATAACTATATCAAAAATTATTAGAGAACAAAAAAATAAATATAGACCTTTTAAAACTTGGGAACAATGGAAAGATGAGATTAATATACAAAATGAGTTTATAGAGAATAAGAAGATAAAAGAAATTAGAGATACTATAATGAAGGAAATTGATAATCCTAATAAATCACCAATTAGGATTACAGGTCTTTCAGGAATTGGAAAAACACGAATTTTATTTGAGATATTTAGAAAAATAGAAGGTGATGAAAAAACTATTCTACTCTCAAATAGAGTACTCTACTTAAACTATGATGATTTCTCAAATAATCATCTTGAAATTATTAATACGATAAATAGAGAAAAGTCAGACGCTATTTTAATTATAGATAATTGTAATGCAGATGGTTATGAAAAATTTATTAGAAATTTAAAAGGGTTCAAACTATCCTTAATTTCTATTGATTCAAATCCTGAAGAGAATTATGAAGATAGCCAATATATTAAAATTGGGAACGAAGATTTATTGGACTCCATAGAAGATATTATAAAGGCTAAATCAGACAATTTAGAACAAAGTACAATAGAAATAATTAAACAAATTTCACAAGGAGTACCTCTTATAGCTATTCTATTGTGTGAAAATATTGTAAATGGGAAACTAACGAAAGAACCAGATAACAAAGGATTATTAGATAAGATATTAGGTAAGAAGGGTGAAAAATGGAGGTATATTTTAGATTCTTGTTCTTTATTTAGGAAGGTTGGTTATGAAAATGAAAAGAAAGAACAATATAATTTTATTGTTACTAATGAAAATCTAACAATCTCTAATAATAATCATATTGTGAGACTTAAGGAATCTGAGGAAGCCGTCAAATATTATATTAAAAGAGGAATTTTTGAAAAAAGAGGTCGTTATTTATCTATAAGACCGTTCTTTTTGTCAGTTCTATTAGCAAGTAAATATTTGGAAAGTATCAGTTCAGAACATTTTCACAATATTATTAAAGATATACAAGATAAATTAGAAAAACCTCACAAAGAAGAACTTATGAACTATTTATCAGAACAAATTAGATATTTAGGATATAACACAGATATCAGAACAATCATTGATAATTTTGTAGGGTATAAATCTTATTTTGATAGTATAGAAGTTTTAAATACTGAGTTGGGTTCACGCCTCTTCCGTTCATTTGTAGAAGTGAATCCAGTAGCGATATCTGATAACTTTTATAGACAATTTAACAATGAAAAAACAGAAAAGCTATTAGAATTTAAAGAAGGAAGACGAAATATAATATGGGCATTAGAAAAACTATGCTTCAATAAGGATACGTTCAGTAATAGTGCTAAGATATTATATAGATTTGCAGTTGCAGAGAATGAGTCGTGGGCTAATAATGCAACTGGACAATTTTTGCAATTATTCCATATTTTCTTAGCTGGGACAGAAGTTTCTCTAAAGGAGAGATTAAAGATTATCAAATGGGGGTTAGGTATGAAAGACGAAAAGTTCACCCAATTAGCTATTAAAGCAATGGCTTCTGGTTTAACAACTAACCATTTTGCAAGAATGAAAGGTGCAGAAAGGCAAGGAATAGATGAAATAAAAGATTATGTCCCTACATATGATGAAATATCAGAATACTATAAGAGTATATTAGATGAACTTATCAATCTTATTAGAAGTGAAGGTATATATATAGATGAAGTAAGTAAAATTATTGCTGATTCCATTAGAGGTTTAACTAATATAGGCTTGATAGCTATAGTACTACCATATATAGATGAAGTTATTGCTATAAAAAATAGAATTTGGCAAGAAGGATTAGATAGTATTAGAATGACCTTAGCTTTTGAAGGTAATAAAATATCAGAAGAACATAGAACACACTTACAAAAGATTATAGAAGAATTATCAGAGGATTTTATAACTCGTTTTAGAAGTTATGATAAGTTCTATGATAAAGATTACTCTTTTGAAAACTTTGAAGAGAAAGAAAAGGAACGAATGTATTCTTTAGCTAAGATTTTTATAGAGTTTAAAGAAGTAGAACAAAGAGAACTACTGTTTAAACTTTACAAAAGAGAGCAAGGTATCTATGTAATATATCAATCATATTTTGGCAAATCAATAAGTGATTTTTTTAATGATAATATAGATAAAAGTGAAAAATTTATTAATATATCATTATCAATAGCAGAAGAATTAGGCGAAGAATTGTTTGATTATTCAATTCTATTAGGCTTTATTGAGCAATCAGAAAGAGAAATTAAGAAATATTTTTATCAAAAAGTAGGAGAAAAATCGTATTTAAATTATCTTCTGTTTATTTTTGTTGCTAATGATGAGAAAGGAGTTGAGCACTTTGATCAATTATTTAAATTAATAGATAATCACCCTCAATTGTTTAGTTATTTAGGGCATTTAAAGTATAGGATGGCTTTACAAAAACTCAGTATACAAGAGATTGAATCTTTACAAAATAAGCTATTAAATTATGAGATACAGGGGTATATAATGATTTTTGAGCTATTAAGTTCTATTCGTACTCAAGATGCTGAAAAACAAATTGTCATAGATGGTTTTTTGAAAGAGTGTATATATAAAATAGGAGTACAATGGAATAATAACATTGATAACTTTCAATACTTTAATCATATAAGAAATATTCTTAAAAACGAAGAAAAAGATGAGAAATTATGTTCATTTGTGGTAAACGATATTATCAATTATATAAACTGGGATACTGCACTTAGTTTGGAACCATATAGAAGCATATTTGAAATTGCATTGAGTGATTATTTTGATAGCACTTGGGCTATTATATCCTCTGCTATAATCAATGAGAATGATGGATATATGAAATTCTGGGGAATAAAGCAACTGTTGGGAGGATATGTTAGTAACATATATACAAAAAAAGATATATTATTTAACAATGATAATGTTGAAAAAATTATAGACTGGTGTAATAAAAATCAACCTATTGCACCTACTCTTATTGCTGAATTAGTTCCTATATATAATGAAGACCGAACTGAATGGAATCCTATTGCAAAAAGATTAATAGATGAATTTGGAAATATAAAAGAGGTTCTTGACAGATTAGGGGCTAATATGAATAGCTTCTCGTGGTCAGGTTCTATTGTACCCTTACTTGAATCTAATAAAAAATTACTTGAAAGCATTGTGGACAATAGTAATCCTATAGTTTCAGAATGGGCACAGCAGAATATAAACGAGTTAAGCAAACGAATTATTCAGGAAAAAAAGAAAGATGAAGAGTATTTTATAACATAA